The Desulfomicrobium orale DSM 12838 genome includes a window with the following:
- the dnaG gene encoding DNA primase, producing MSASDSGLIARIKTALRIEDVVGRYVELRPAGSRLVAPCPFHQETKPSFSVNPDAGFYYCFGCQAAGDVIEFYRAINGLELGEAVEALAREAGLETRRRAPRREEGGVSRTICLEMHSLAAGFYRQTLNGSAGRAAREYIAGRGLSPETVEHFSLGWAPDGWNALRDYLRARGFGYEAAEKAGLLSRSAKGSHYDRFRERLIFPIMNLTGQTVAFGGRALVDGDGPKYLNSSETPIYTKGEHLYGLYQARRAISHLKSVLLTEGYVDVLSLHQFGFGNSCGVLGTALTPEQVHRLSGLTGRVDLVFDGDNAGRKAALRAAEMILGQGLHCRVLCLPEGEDVDSILQQAGKERLESLMAGAVEGLDYCLEQVAALPPKEILNWARGFVSRLKQMDWQSYYLPRLAAGLGLSEAELRRELDVSAPVSGRSRLEACKPMQVDRELLAFAVRFPEYREALAGEELDALLFSGRSREFWKKLRTHDEASILQHLDAGERKFYVSCQMRTDVHLKDAAKQWREFLAYFEKRRDARDRAPLRDRLLAARRRGDFQEELRLLALYDKSLSRDQ from the coding sequence ATGAGCGCGTCGGATTCAGGACTGATCGCCAGAATAAAGACCGCGCTGCGCATTGAGGATGTGGTGGGCCGGTATGTGGAGCTGCGTCCGGCCGGGAGCAGGCTGGTGGCTCCGTGTCCATTCCATCAGGAAACCAAGCCGTCTTTTTCGGTCAATCCCGATGCGGGGTTCTATTATTGCTTCGGATGTCAGGCCGCTGGCGATGTCATTGAATTTTACCGCGCCATCAACGGCCTGGAGCTGGGAGAAGCCGTGGAGGCCCTGGCCAGGGAGGCCGGGCTGGAGACGCGCCGGAGAGCGCCCCGGCGGGAAGAAGGGGGCGTATCCCGGACCATATGTCTGGAGATGCACTCCCTGGCCGCCGGGTTTTACCGTCAGACCTTGAATGGTTCCGCCGGGCGGGCAGCGCGGGAATACATCGCCGGGCGCGGCCTGTCTCCGGAAACGGTAGAGCATTTTTCCCTGGGCTGGGCTCCGGACGGCTGGAACGCTCTGCGAGATTATCTGCGCGCCCGCGGCTTCGGATACGAGGCCGCCGAAAAGGCCGGGCTGCTCAGCCGTTCCGCCAAGGGGAGCCACTATGACCGCTTTCGGGAAAGGCTCATTTTTCCGATCATGAACCTGACCGGCCAGACAGTGGCTTTCGGCGGACGCGCTCTGGTCGACGGTGACGGCCCCAAGTACCTGAACTCCAGTGAAACGCCCATCTACACCAAGGGCGAGCATCTGTACGGACTGTATCAGGCCCGGCGGGCCATTTCGCACCTGAAGAGCGTTCTGCTGACCGAAGGCTACGTGGATGTGCTGAGCCTGCACCAGTTCGGGTTCGGGAACAGCTGCGGTGTGCTGGGGACGGCATTGACTCCGGAGCAGGTGCACCGGCTGTCCGGACTGACCGGAAGGGTGGATCTGGTTTTCGACGGCGACAACGCCGGACGCAAGGCGGCCTTGCGGGCTGCGGAGATGATTCTCGGCCAGGGGCTCCACTGCCGTGTGCTTTGCCTGCCTGAAGGAGAGGATGTGGATTCCATCCTGCAGCAGGCCGGGAAGGAGCGTCTGGAGAGCCTCATGGCCGGAGCCGTGGAAGGTCTGGACTACTGCCTGGAACAGGTGGCGGCCTTGCCGCCGAAGGAAATTCTGAACTGGGCGCGCGGGTTCGTGTCCCGCCTGAAACAGATGGACTGGCAGTCCTACTATCTGCCCCGGCTGGCGGCCGGTCTTGGTCTGTCGGAGGCGGAATTGCGCCGGGAGCTGGACGTGTCCGCTCCCGTGTCCGGCCGGTCGCGTCTGGAGGCCTGCAAGCCCATGCAGGTGGACCGGGAACTTCTGGCTTTTGCCGTGCGTTTTCCGGAATACAGGGAGGCCCTGGCCGGGGAGGAGCTGGACGCGCTGCTTTTTTCCGGCCGCAGCCGGGAATTCTGGAAGAAACTCCGGACTCACGACGAGGCTTCCATCCTGCAGCATCTCGATGCGGGCGAGAGAAAATTTTATGTATCCTGCCAGATGAGAACGGATGTGCACCTGAAGGACGCGGCAAAGCAGTGGCGCGAATTTCTCGCCTATTTCGAGAAGCGGCGCGACGCGCGGGACCGCGCGCCGTTGCGCGACAGGCTGCTGGCGGCCCGGCGGCGCGGCGACTTTCAGGAAGAACTGCGGCTTCTGGCCCTTTATGACAAGTCCTTGTCCCGCGATCAGTGA